In Sphaerospermopsis torques-reginae ITEP-024, the genomic window TGGTGCTGTAGTTTTGGGTAGCGATATTGGGACAAAAATTTCCCTAATTAAAACAATGGTGCAAGGAGTTGATAATAAATTATCAATTCAAGGTAGTTCTTTAAAAGGTTGCATTCGTTCTGTATATGAAGCAATTACTAATAGCACCTTAGCCGTAATTACATCTAGATATAAAGATAAAATTCCTCCAGAACGTTTACCTTGTAAAAATAAAGAAAAACTTTGTCCTGCTAGTCGGGTATTTGGTGCATTAGATTGGCAGGGTTTGATAGAATTTAATGATGCTAACTGTGAAACAGTCAATTTCTCCACAGGATTTATGCCTTCTTTATATCGTCCTCGTCCAGACCAAAGTAAGGCATACTTTATTAATGGTAAAGTTGCTGGAAGGAAGTTTTATTTTAATACTTCTAAAGCGATTGATAAAGGACAAAAAGAAGGAATTTCTGTACAACAAGCAGGAAGAGAATATACATTTAAAACAGAAATACAATTTAAAAATTTACTTCCTGAAGAATTAGGAACATTATTAATTGTTTTAGGACAAGACAAGAAATATCCCATTGCTTTAAAAGTAGGAGGTGGTAAACCTATTGGAATGGGAACAATGACAGTAAATGTAGATAAAATCAATCAACCGCAAAATCTAAAACAGCGTTATTCAACTTATGAAATAAGTGAAGATGACGAATTAAATGGAGCTAAATTAGTGCAATTTATCCAGAAATATATTCAAATTGCACATTCACGCTTGATTCAAAAACAGCAACTAGAAGAACTAGCAGCTATTTTACGTTATCCCAGTGATAGATTACCACCAGAAGGAATGTATTAATTATGAGTTTAACAGATGGACAATGGGAAATTGCTCATGCGATCGCACAAACTTTAGTCCAAGAAGATACAGATGTCAACGAAGTAGGTAAAATCCTTGCATATCTGCGGACAATAATTGATAAATCTGATGCTACATCCCGATTTTTAACCTACCTCAAAACCTTAGTTAAAGACGGTAAACAAATTAGCCATAGTAAAGAAACTCCCAGATATTACCGCAATATAGAAATTACCTGTAGTCAATATTTCAAAAATAACAGTGATGCTCAAACTATTCTGCAAATTTTAGGTTGGGTATCTCGCTTAATGCGATATTACAAAGATGCAGGTATTCCCGTGGGGGATATTAAAGTACCTGCTGTGCAAATTGCAAAATCAATAGTTGAAGATAAATTCAAAACTGGTGAAATTGTAGAAGCGACAGTAATAAAAATTGATAAACAGAACGTTCAATCTGGTAAAAAGACTAAATTAAGAACCATAATAACTTATCAAATTGAAGGTTCTGATTGTCAACCAGATGAGGAAGTGAATAAACAAGAAGTTAATCTGTCTATAGGTGATGTAGTAACAGTAAAAATTGAAAAATGTCAAGGATCATGTATCAGAAAAGTAAAAAGAGTTATAGAATAAAGATTTAGATAATAAAGGATATTTACTAAACGAGAATCCTTTTTTTTACACTATTTTGGGTAAAGGTTGTAACATAGAATCTATACCCAAAATTTCGCTTTTTGGTGTATGTATTCTACTAATCCAGTAAAAATGTATGTACAAGTTTAACCAATTTATATTACTAGGCTCAACGCCTCCAACATTCGCTAAAGCAACTGAACAAACTTTTCAAACAACACACAGCATAGCGACTGAATCAACTTTTCAACCAGCAGACAGCACGACGTTTTTAGAGAATAGGATACAGAAAAACATGACATACCCAGTAGAGTATATAAATGAGTTTGGGGAATGGTATGAAGAACTGGATGAAGGTACTCAAGACTCCATAGATGCAGTAGTAGAGTTACTTGAAGAAAGAGGACCAAATCTTGGCGCTCCATACAGTTCTGCTATTAACGGTTCTCGTCATCAACATATGCGAGAACTTCGTATACAGCATAAAGGACAACCATACCGAATTTTGTATGCTTTTGATCCTCGTAGAACTGCAATACTACTTCTAGGTGGTAACAAAACAGGTAACGACCGTTGGTATGTAGAGAATATACGAAAAGCTGACAAGCTCTATGACGAATACATACAAGAGCTTGAAGATGAAGGATTAATATGAAGACAAAACCTTTCAGCGAATTACGCAAACAAATGACACCTGAACGCCGAGCAAAAAATAAAACTCGCGCCAAACTGATGTCACTCCATCTTACCCTCTTAGAACTACAAGAATCTCTAGGACTGAAACCAGAGGAAATAGAAGCAGAGTTCAACAATTTTGAAGCTACTATTGCTGAATTAGAGAACCAAGAGGATATTCAAATCTCAACTCTTTCTCGTTATATCAAAGCTCTTGGTGGTAATCTCAAAATAGTGGCTCATTTTCCCAATGAAGAAATTACTCTCGCTCAATTTGAGTAATGAATTAATTAACAATAATTAGTCTAACTGATGGCTTGACTTTTATATAAAGTCAGGCTATTATTATCTAACACTAGAGAGTTTAAGTTTTCCCCCGCAAGGGGATTGAAACACGCCTCTAGTATGGTGATTGAACAGTTGTTTCAGTTCTCACCACTTCCCCGCAAGGGGATTAAATCTCAACCACAAAAACAGTATAGTAATTAACTAAAAAATTCTATTTAAATTGTTAACATTAATCAGAGTTGAGCCAATACTGCTTGATGAAGTTTTCAGAGGATATCACCATCAGGATCAGAATTAATTGATATCCCTTATTACCCCCATATCAATCTTTATCTCACTCAAAAAAGGTGAAAGTATTATGACAACCTTCAACGGAGTTAACGCTGCAAACAACTCCGAAAAAAATCAACAAAAAACCATTGAACAAGCAATACTAGACGCTATTGCCGAAGCCAGAGAAGTTTGTGATCAAAATGGTATTAATTCCCCTAACTGTGCAGTAGCTTGGGATATAGTCGAAGAATTGCAAGCAGAAAAAGCCCATCAACAACAAGCAAAACATCGTCAAACATCCCTAGAAAGTTACTGTGAAATGTATCCAGATGCTCTAGAGTGTTTAATGTACGATTTGTAAAAATTGGTGATTGGTGATTGGTGACTGGTGACTGGTGACTGGGTACAATAAATATTTCTCGTTATTTCTCGTTCCCATACTCTGTATGGGAATGAATTATTAAAGGCTCTGCCTGGAGTAAAATTAGAGTCAGAGACTCTATGATAGCATTCCTAGAACGTCTTGTAGGGGCGAAGCATTCGGGTGATAACCTATCGCTGAAACCATTGATATTCTGTCCGAATGCTTCGCCCTTACGATTAATGAATCGGTGTTCTAGTCAGAGACTAGGAATGAGTAATTGGTAATTAGGTTATCCATCTTCCCAGTCCCCAGTCACCTAAAAAAAGCGATCGCACCCCCAAAACCCAGGAATGCGATCGCTTTTTCGTTGCATTATTGTTGTAAATTTCTTAACCAAGCAAATGCAACTGACTAAGAATTGTACTCACAAGATGATGAGTAATTGGTAAACTATCCACCACCATCCCTAAACACAGCAACATCATGTAAGAAATGGAATACAAAAACAACTCCCTAGCAACAGTTTTATCCTCTGGGTTTTGTAACAACCGCCAAGACTTATGGACAAATACCCCACCCAAAGTCAAAGCAATTACCACATATACAATACCACTAGCGTGTAAAGGATAAAACAGTAATACTGTAGCAGTTACAGTAATTACCGTGTAAAACCAAATTTGTCGCACCGTGGCTTTATCACCAGCAACTACTGGTAACATCGGAATCCCCACCTTTGCATAATCATCCCGAATCATCAACGCCAAAGCCCAGAAATGAGGGGGAGTCCATAAAAAGACAATAGCAAAAATTAACCAAGCAGCCCAACTTAAAGTATCAGTAACCGCAGCCCAACCGACCAAAGCCGGAATCGCACCCGCAGCACCACCAATCACAATATTTTGGGTACTGTGACGTTTTAGCCAATGGGTATAGACCAAGACATAAAAAACGATACCAGAAAATGCTAAAAGTGCAGCCAAGAGATTGGCGAAAACAGCCAAGAGAGTAAAAGAACCCACAGCCATAGCGATCGCAAAAATCAACGCATCACGAGGCTGCACCCTACCAGAAGGCATAGGACGATGGCGCGTCCTTTCCATGTCATAATCTATATCGCGGTCATAGATACAATTAATTGTTTGGGCGCTGGCAGCAGCCAAAGTACCACCAAGCAGCGTTACTAACAATAGCCAAGGATCAACTTGCCCTTTAGCAGCAATCCACATACTACCAGCCGTTGTAATCAAAAGCAACGGAATAATCCGGGGCTTAGTTAGCTGATAATAACTTTGAATCACCTGAAAAAATGAATCATGGTGGCGACGAGAGACATTAGTCTCAATCATGTTAGCTCTCTCTCTTTGCTTAAATTTGTTAATAACTGAGGGAATAGGTGACAGGTAACAGTAAAGAGGTAGGGGAAGCAGGGTAGGGAGATTAATAACCCAATGCCCAATGCCCCATGCCCCATTACCCATTACCCATTAGCATGACTAACCGTGCTGTCACGCAAAGCTAAAACCGTAAATACCACCAAAGTACCCAACAAAGTAGCACCGACAGCTTGGTGAGTTACGGTGAGAGGTTCGACTTGTAGATGTAACCGGAAGGTGGCAACACCTAACAGCAGTTGTAAAATCAATAACCCACCTGCCATATTTGCCAATTTTCGTAAAGCAGGATGTAAAGCAGGTGTACGCCAGGAAATTAAGACAACAGCTAAAATTGCTAACGTTGGTGGTACTAAACCAAAAATGTGGCTATACATCACACCACAAAGTTGATCCCCGACAAAACATTGATGCAAAGCCCAGCGAGAACCTACCAAAGCGCCAAGTAAACTTTGCAGATAAACCAAAACCGCAGCAACCAAACCCACCCAAGGCAGTTTTCCTACAGTTCCCGTACCTTGATAAGGGCTAAGTGCCGTACCAATGACTAAAAGGGTAGTGAAAAATAATAACGCCGTTCCCAAATGGGCAGTCACAATATCAAACCGCAACAATTCGGTAACGGTAAGTCCTCCTAAAATTCCTTGGAAGACAATTAAAAACAAAGCAAAAGTTGCAGCCCAAGGCAACCAGTGAGGTAAAACCCGACGATGCCACCAGGATAAACCAGCTAAGGCGATCGCGCTAAAACCAATCAAAGCTGCATCTAATCTGTGAAACCACTCCAAGAAAACCTGGAGATTCATTTGTTTAGCCGGCACTAATTCCCCATAACACAAAGGCCAGTCTGGACAAGCAAGACCAGCATTCATCACGCGGGTGGCACTGCCTATAGCCATCAAAATTAAAGTAGCTATGCAAATTTTCCACACCAAGCGACGAATCACTTCCTTGGGGCTGTTTTGTGGTGCGGCCGCTTCATTTTGTTGTTCTAGGACAAATTCGTTCATCAAAGATACCTTATCACCGCTTGAGGTAGAAGCTATTTAAAATAGTCTGTTGACCTAAATTGCGTGAGTTGAACCGTTGGGAAATGGAGATGTGGAGAGATGGGGAGGCAGGGGAAGAAGAAGCAGGGGGCAGGGTGCAGGGTGCAGGGGGGAGAATATTAACTTTTGCTTTTTGCTTTTTACTTTCTGTCACCAGTCACCAGTCACCAGTCCTCAGTCCCCAGTCCCCAGTCCCCAGTCACCAGTCACCTATCTCCACCCTAACTTATGAACTAGGGTTGAAAAATTGACGTTACCTTATACTTTGAAT contains:
- a CDS encoding XRE family transcriptional regulator produces the protein MKTKPFSELRKQMTPERRAKNKTRAKLMSLHLTLLELQESLGLKPEEIEAEFNNFEATIAELENQEDIQISTLSRYIKALGGNLKIVAHFPNEEITLAQFE
- a CDS encoding COX15/CtaA family protein yields the protein MNEFVLEQQNEAAAPQNSPKEVIRRLVWKICIATLILMAIGSATRVMNAGLACPDWPLCYGELVPAKQMNLQVFLEWFHRLDAALIGFSAIALAGLSWWHRRVLPHWLPWAATFALFLIVFQGILGGLTVTELLRFDIVTAHLGTALLFFTTLLVIGTALSPYQGTGTVGKLPWVGLVAAVLVYLQSLLGALVGSRWALHQCFVGDQLCGVMYSHIFGLVPPTLAILAVVLISWRTPALHPALRKLANMAGGLLILQLLLGVATFRLHLQVEPLTVTHQAVGATLLGTLVVFTVLALRDSTVSHANG
- a CDS encoding heme o synthase, whose product is MIETNVSRRHHDSFFQVIQSYYQLTKPRIIPLLLITTAGSMWIAAKGQVDPWLLLVTLLGGTLAAASAQTINCIYDRDIDYDMERTRHRPMPSGRVQPRDALIFAIAMAVGSFTLLAVFANLLAALLAFSGIVFYVLVYTHWLKRHSTQNIVIGGAAGAIPALVGWAAVTDTLSWAAWLIFAIVFLWTPPHFWALALMIRDDYAKVGIPMLPVVAGDKATVRQIWFYTVITVTATVLLFYPLHASGIVYVVIALTLGGVFVHKSWRLLQNPEDKTVARELFLYSISYMMLLCLGMVVDSLPITHHLVSTILSQLHLLG
- a CDS encoding Calvin cycle protein CP12, encoding MTTFNGVNAANNSEKNQQKTIEQAILDAIAEAREVCDQNGINSPNCAVAWDIVEELQAEKAHQQQAKHRQTSLESYCEMYPDALECLMYDL
- a CDS encoding RAMP superfamily CRISPR-associated protein — encoded protein: MTYQPPKKPISKRASDSENPKPYDFVSFPKERPNLQRPYGHHKYDSNRLHGTLYLTLKVQTPLHVSTGAVVLGSDIGTKISLIKTMVQGVDNKLSIQGSSLKGCIRSVYEAITNSTLAVITSRYKDKIPPERLPCKNKEKLCPASRVFGALDWQGLIEFNDANCETVNFSTGFMPSLYRPRPDQSKAYFINGKVAGRKFYFNTSKAIDKGQKEGISVQQAGREYTFKTEIQFKNLLPEELGTLLIVLGQDKKYPIALKVGGGKPIGMGTMTVNVDKINQPQNLKQRYSTYEISEDDELNGAKLVQFIQKYIQIAHSRLIQKQQLEELAAILRYPSDRLPPEGMY
- a CDS encoding type II toxin-antitoxin system RelE/ParE family toxin; translated protein: MYKFNQFILLGSTPPTFAKATEQTFQTTHSIATESTFQPADSTTFLENRIQKNMTYPVEYINEFGEWYEELDEGTQDSIDAVVELLEERGPNLGAPYSSAINGSRHQHMRELRIQHKGQPYRILYAFDPRRTAILLLGGNKTGNDRWYVENIRKADKLYDEYIQELEDEGLI